A single Natrialba magadii ATCC 43099 DNA region contains:
- a CDS encoding M28 family peptidase — MANRTDWIGRSYTSDIGWDVLYQLAEIGNRLGASDGERQGHACLSQAFEEIGVHDVHDQTFELTKWERKDSSVSTSAPSDNNFEAIALPGSPAGEISGEIVHLGYGLPEDFEEADLDGKIVVARSDVPKHHDRWMHRREKYFHAYNAGAAAFIYQNHVEGCLPPTGSLGGGEDVMGPLPAVGVSKEVGERLRLYASEGTIEGNVTVDVDVGNGESRNVVGTLGPDTEETVLVGAHVDGHDISEGALDNASGVAVLCEVARALADREGDLERKVTLIGFGAEEFGLVGSMKYAKNTDLENVLGIVNCDGAGRARDLIAKTCGFPKMQEVVTDVTDSLRHPVRIVSGVNTHSDHWPFVQRGIPGVQLQSETGQGRGFGHTYADTLDKTDVRAIREHGILASLIVEQLAANEPIDHRTPESIADELREEGLEEPMRVAGDWPY, encoded by the coding sequence ATGGCAAATAGAACCGACTGGATCGGACGGAGTTACACCTCAGACATCGGCTGGGACGTCCTTTATCAGCTTGCAGAGATCGGGAACCGACTCGGTGCAAGTGACGGTGAGCGCCAAGGTCACGCTTGCCTCTCCCAGGCTTTCGAGGAGATAGGCGTTCACGATGTCCACGACCAGACGTTCGAACTCACGAAATGGGAGCGAAAGGATTCGAGCGTGTCGACATCAGCCCCCTCCGACAACAACTTCGAAGCTATTGCCTTACCTGGCTCACCAGCTGGCGAGATATCTGGAGAGATCGTGCACCTTGGGTACGGACTTCCCGAGGATTTCGAGGAGGCAGACCTGGACGGGAAGATCGTTGTCGCTCGCTCAGATGTTCCGAAACATCACGACCGGTGGATGCACCGACGTGAGAAATACTTCCACGCGTACAACGCTGGAGCAGCAGCGTTCATCTATCAGAACCACGTCGAGGGCTGTCTCCCACCAACAGGGTCGCTCGGCGGTGGCGAGGATGTGATGGGGCCGCTCCCAGCGGTCGGCGTCTCGAAGGAAGTCGGTGAACGACTCCGGCTATACGCTTCCGAGGGAACGATCGAGGGGAACGTGACAGTCGATGTTGACGTAGGCAACGGCGAGTCACGTAACGTCGTGGGGACGCTCGGGCCGGATACTGAAGAAACAGTGCTCGTCGGCGCCCACGTTGATGGCCACGACATCTCGGAGGGGGCACTCGATAATGCCTCCGGGGTCGCCGTCCTTTGTGAGGTCGCGCGAGCGCTGGCGGACCGTGAAGGCGATCTCGAACGAAAGGTGACCCTGATCGGCTTTGGAGCCGAAGAATTTGGGCTCGTCGGCTCGATGAAGTATGCGAAAAACACCGATCTCGAGAACGTTCTTGGAATCGTCAACTGCGATGGCGCGGGACGCGCTCGAGATCTCATCGCGAAAACGTGTGGATTTCCCAAGATGCAGGAGGTCGTCACAGACGTTACTGACTCGCTCAGACATCCAGTTCGAATCGTCTCAGGGGTGAACACTCACAGCGATCACTGGCCGTTCGTACAGCGAGGTATTCCCGGCGTCCAACTCCAATCGGAAACTGGCCAGGGCCGTGGGTTTGGCCACACCTACGCCGATACGCTGGACAAAACTGACGTGCGCGCGATTCGTGAGCACGGAATTCTTGCCAGTCTTATCGTCGAACAGCTGGCAGCGAACGAACCAATTGACCATCGCACACCGGAGAGTATCGCAGACGAACTCCGCGAAGAAGGGTTAGAAGAACCAATGCGTGTCGCCGGCGACTGGCCTTACTAA
- a CDS encoding CapA family protein, protein MRLPTKLYHIDDGVYMQKNPLTFTAVGDAIVTQKFSVYEEESFNELIDQIQDQDVSVANLEVLLHNFEGYPAAQSGGTYMQAPPEIADELEWAGFNLFSAATNHAGDFSHGGMEATMQALEERNMSYAGMGRNLAQARAPTYLDTPKGRVALISACTTITTGTEAGLQRPDMQGRPGISPLHLQTRYTVPEEFHEELIHASKKLGLEAIKDRKRELGFQVPGEDSDGFTFLNIGGETDIQFELGDRFDIHQEVNDEDAESITKQIQAAKRQADWVFISLHSHEGTGGSRNDDTVPQFLESFARNCIDAGADGFIGHGPHVLRGIEIYRGAPIFYSLGNFFMQNETIPNLPAEIYDRYDLDPYQSLPADLFDERIFNDEQQRQGFTADRKFWESVLPICEFGEDGVESIELLPLDLGYERSRPQRGRPMLAGPDVTDHVFATVNELSSQYGTEFTEDGPVLRVDL, encoded by the coding sequence GTGAGGTTACCTACCAAGCTATATCATATTGATGATGGTGTTTATATGCAAAAGAACCCATTAACATTCACAGCCGTTGGTGATGCGATTGTCACACAGAAGTTTTCAGTTTATGAGGAGGAGTCATTTAATGAGCTAATTGATCAGATACAAGATCAAGATGTTTCCGTTGCAAATCTAGAAGTCCTTCTCCACAATTTCGAAGGCTATCCTGCTGCTCAGAGTGGGGGAACATACATGCAAGCCCCTCCAGAGATTGCAGATGAACTCGAGTGGGCAGGATTTAACCTGTTCTCTGCCGCGACAAACCACGCGGGAGACTTCTCACACGGGGGGATGGAGGCAACAATGCAAGCCCTCGAGGAGCGGAACATGAGTTATGCCGGCATGGGGCGGAATCTTGCACAAGCTCGTGCCCCGACGTACCTGGATACCCCAAAAGGACGGGTAGCGCTTATCTCAGCATGTACAACAATTACAACAGGAACGGAAGCAGGACTCCAACGGCCGGATATGCAGGGCCGACCTGGAATTTCCCCTCTTCATCTCCAGACACGGTATACAGTTCCTGAGGAGTTCCATGAGGAGCTTATCCACGCCAGCAAGAAGCTTGGTCTCGAAGCAATCAAAGACCGGAAACGGGAGCTCGGGTTCCAGGTTCCAGGTGAGGATAGTGACGGGTTTACGTTTCTCAATATAGGAGGAGAGACAGATATACAGTTTGAGTTGGGCGATCGTTTCGATATCCATCAGGAGGTCAATGACGAAGATGCAGAGTCAATTACGAAGCAAATTCAGGCCGCGAAGCGCCAAGCAGATTGGGTATTTATCAGTCTTCATTCACATGAAGGGACGGGTGGGTCTCGCAATGACGATACTGTCCCACAGTTTTTGGAATCGTTCGCAAGAAACTGTATTGATGCTGGTGCTGATGGATTCATTGGACACGGTCCACACGTTCTTCGAGGGATAGAGATCTACAGGGGAGCGCCGATTTTCTACAGTCTCGGGAATTTCTTCATGCAAAACGAGACAATCCCGAACCTACCTGCAGAGATCTACGATCGGTATGACCTCGACCCCTACCAGTCATTGCCAGCTGATCTTTTTGATGAGCGAATCTTCAACGATGAACAGCAGCGCCAAGGATTCACGGCTGATCGGAAGTTTTGGGAGTCAGTACTTCCAATCTGCGAATTCGGTGAAGATGGTGTTGAGTCAATTGAACTTCTCCCCTTAGATCTTGGGTATGAGCGGTCGCGGCCTCAACGTGGTCGTCCAATGCTCGCTGGGCCAGATGTTACTGATCACGTCTTCGCAACTGTCAACGAACTTTCGTCGCAATATGGAACCGAATTCACGGAAGATGGGCCTGTTCTCAGAGTCGATCTGTAG
- a CDS encoding HAD family hydrolase, with protein sequence MKVALDLEGVLANSIDYFLDQYNASRGTSYVKSDIDSWNWVPTVVGFDTFDSIVNHGWRNHSSKIQYSVENLPANLPPLIASTDLHVDIVTARTGVEESMKQWVTTAGIPYDRFVSIDTQPKPTLQYDVFIDDNPVLSQHLSSDQTQYLVSQPWNENTACDGEQVRRVPSVLSAFEQFSTWAE encoded by the coding sequence ATGAAGGTCGCGCTTGATTTAGAAGGGGTGCTGGCGAACTCGATAGACTACTTTCTTGATCAATACAATGCCTCCCGCGGAACAAGCTACGTGAAATCCGATATTGATAGCTGGAATTGGGTCCCTACAGTAGTGGGCTTCGACACATTCGATTCAATCGTTAATCACGGGTGGAGAAACCACTCTTCAAAAATCCAGTACAGTGTCGAGAACCTCCCAGCGAACCTTCCGCCACTCATAGCATCAACCGACCTCCACGTTGATATCGTGACTGCACGGACTGGCGTTGAGGAGTCGATGAAACAGTGGGTAACTACAGCTGGGATTCCGTATGACAGATTCGTTTCAATCGATACTCAGCCGAAGCCAACGTTGCAGTACGATGTGTTCATCGACGATAACCCGGTTCTCTCACAACACCTCTCTTCCGATCAGACTCAATACCTGGTCTCGCAACCCTGGAATGAAAACACAGCATGTGATGGTGAGCAGGTTCGCCGCGTTCCGTCGGTCCTTTCCGCATTCGAACAGTTCTCAACTTGGGCTGAGTGA
- a CDS encoding Zn-dependent hydrolase codes for MVQAIDRDRIERRLDDLWEIGQTQKGGVTRLAYTDEESDAFSYIQAELSSSYSITEDSMGNLFATREPEASDSIYIGSHLDSVYNGGRLDGTLGVVTAIEAIEAVYNSKCEPAHPPTLAIFRNEESARFGQHTVGSRGALGQLEVEDFSATDQNDVPLWHAMQSQGFEPENLSHPTINTERIAGFLELHIEQGRVLDERELDVGLVTSIRAPVRCRVTVTGDHDHSGATPMELRCDALSGAAEMITAIESVATTAATDGDLVATVGDITPVNGAINKVCGEVSFPIDIRSKEEDYRDTIENRIVDTIETIADDRELRTEIEHLDRSEPVQLDSKFVTVLEQSAETSGAAYCCLPSGGGHDAMNFQLAGIPTGMVFVPSINGISHNPAEATKPEAIEKATRILSNALVNFEE; via the coding sequence ATGGTCCAAGCAATTGATCGCGATCGCATTGAACGCCGTCTTGACGACCTCTGGGAAATTGGGCAAACACAAAAAGGAGGTGTCACTCGTCTAGCGTATACAGACGAAGAGTCAGACGCGTTCTCCTATATTCAGGCTGAACTCTCCAGTAGCTATTCAATCACAGAAGACTCGATGGGGAATCTCTTCGCAACTCGAGAGCCGGAGGCGTCAGACTCGATCTATATCGGAAGTCATCTTGATTCTGTATACAATGGCGGCCGTCTCGATGGGACCCTGGGTGTGGTTACTGCAATCGAAGCAATTGAAGCAGTATATAATTCCAAGTGTGAACCAGCGCACCCACCAACTCTCGCAATTTTTCGGAACGAGGAGTCCGCTCGGTTTGGGCAACATACAGTCGGAAGCCGAGGTGCACTCGGTCAACTCGAAGTGGAAGATTTCTCAGCTACTGATCAAAATGATGTCCCACTATGGCATGCAATGCAATCGCAAGGGTTTGAGCCCGAAAATCTCTCTCATCCAACGATCAATACCGAACGAATTGCGGGATTCCTTGAACTCCACATTGAACAGGGCCGGGTGCTTGACGAACGGGAGTTAGATGTTGGTCTTGTCACTAGTATTCGTGCGCCTGTGAGATGTCGTGTCACCGTAACTGGGGACCACGATCACTCTGGTGCAACTCCGATGGAGCTACGGTGTGACGCACTGAGCGGTGCTGCCGAGATGATAACAGCAATCGAATCTGTTGCGACAACTGCCGCTACTGATGGAGATCTGGTTGCCACTGTTGGAGATATCACGCCAGTCAACGGTGCAATAAACAAGGTCTGTGGAGAGGTTTCTTTCCCGATTGATATTCGGAGCAAAGAGGAGGACTATCGCGATACGATTGAGAATCGCATTGTAGATACAATCGAAACAATTGCAGATGACCGCGAGCTAAGAACCGAGATCGAACATCTCGATCGATCTGAACCGGTTCAGCTCGACTCAAAATTCGTTACTGTTCTCGAGCAAAGTGCCGAAACGAGTGGCGCTGCGTATTGTTGTCTCCCGAGTGGCGGCGGACACGATGCTATGAATTTCCAATTAGCTGGGATTCCAACAGGGATGGTTTTCGTTCCAAGTATCAACGGTATCAGCCACAATCCAGCTGAAGCAACAAAACCAGAGGCAATCGAAAAAGCAACCCGTATACTCTCGAATGCGTTAGTGAATTTTGAGGAGTGA
- the pyrE gene encoding orotate phosphoribosyltransferase, with protein sequence MENISTFIEESGAIKRGSFKLTNGFLTDYYIDKYAFETDPEILHVIASEIADKISTDEIDVIAGPALGAIPLVTAVSLKTGIPAAYIRKGEKHTGTQARVEGEIGKGKRVAVVEDVTTTGQTILETTELVQEVGGVVERLIVVVDRNEDAVDNVAERGYELEYLVRVGEDFDISDQ encoded by the coding sequence ATGGAAAATATCAGCACATTTATTGAAGAAAGTGGCGCGATTAAGCGTGGAAGTTTTAAGCTCACCAATGGTTTCCTCACAGACTATTATATTGACAAGTATGCCTTTGAGACGGATCCTGAAATTCTCCACGTAATTGCTTCTGAAATTGCTGATAAAATCTCTACGGACGAGATCGATGTTATCGCTGGCCCTGCCCTCGGTGCAATTCCCCTTGTTACTGCTGTCTCGCTGAAAACTGGCATTCCGGCGGCTTACATTCGGAAAGGCGAAAAACACACGGGAACGCAGGCACGAGTCGAAGGAGAAATCGGGAAAGGGAAACGGGTTGCAGTAGTCGAAGACGTAACGACAACTGGGCAAACCATCCTCGAGACTACTGAATTGGTCCAGGAGGTAGGAGGGGTTGTTGAGAGACTTATCGTCGTCGTAGATCGGAATGAAGATGCTGTCGACAATGTTGCTGAGAGGGGGTATGAGCTGGAGTATTTAGTTCGGGTTGGGGAAGATTTCGATATCTCTGATCAATAG
- a CDS encoding M55 family metallopeptidase has protein sequence MDVFVSADMEGVTGVADPIDVVQDETAYSDAQSLFVDDVNAAIEGALEGGADSVLVNDAHATMTNLPRASLHEEATLIRGNTKPRSMMQGCSSDHDLALFVGYHAKAGTAGAVLNHTFMGHELVRLRVNGREVGELGWNACFAGSLDIPVGLVTGDDATAAEAREEVGEAAETVIVKEGIDRFTANCRSPDETRPDIRTAACRAVENADAMPVSRPDTPVTISADWSATNHAAGAGRTPGVERVDDRTTTVEAERYVDAYEATVAMLRAGANARDQHYG, from the coding sequence ATGGATGTCTTTGTGTCCGCCGACATGGAAGGTGTCACCGGCGTTGCTGATCCGATCGACGTCGTCCAGGACGAAACAGCGTATTCCGACGCCCAGTCGTTGTTCGTCGACGACGTGAACGCAGCGATCGAAGGGGCACTCGAGGGCGGGGCCGATTCGGTGCTCGTCAACGACGCCCACGCAACGATGACGAACCTGCCTCGAGCGAGTCTCCACGAGGAAGCCACGCTCATCAGGGGAAACACCAAGCCACGGTCGATGATGCAAGGGTGTTCGTCGGATCACGACCTCGCGCTGTTCGTCGGCTACCACGCCAAGGCAGGGACTGCCGGCGCTGTCCTCAACCATACCTTCATGGGTCACGAATTAGTTCGACTTCGAGTCAACGGTCGTGAGGTGGGTGAATTAGGATGGAACGCTTGCTTTGCCGGGTCGCTCGACATTCCCGTGGGACTCGTCACCGGGGACGATGCGACTGCCGCAGAAGCTCGAGAAGAGGTAGGGGAAGCAGCCGAGACCGTGATCGTCAAAGAGGGTATCGATCGATTCACTGCGAACTGCCGCTCGCCCGACGAAACGCGTCCGGACATTCGCACTGCGGCTTGTCGAGCCGTGGAGAACGCGGACGCAATGCCTGTTTCGCGACCAGACACTCCGGTCACCATTTCGGCGGACTGGTCCGCGACGAATCACGCAGCTGGTGCCGGCCGCACGCCTGGTGTCGAACGGGTCGACGATCGCACGACGACGGTCGAAGCCGAGCGATACGTCGATGCGTACGAAGCAACCGTGGCGATGCTTCGTGCTGGGGCCAACGCTCGCGACCAACACTACGGATGA
- a CDS encoding M20 family metallopeptidase, translating into MNREPSETKRYPTDLPSLAAALVRIESENPPGNESACAEYVHDWFTHHGIESTLVDEPNPDRQQVGAQIGAGRPTLVLNGHLDVVPAGDHDEWTHPPYGGVIENGRLYGRGSVDMKTAIAIAMVTALNLRSAIENGGLDGSIVVHAAMGEETADPGTKSLLDAGFDGDVGVVLEPTQCRVATSEKGMAWYEISWPGEPAHASDPDRGTNPIDHVRTVLARLNDYDASLRERRDPLCGQAYATVTQISAGEGSNKAVLADRTAVTLDRRILPDETIDEVDDEIERVVSELNRDHGIEATWDRDETYSSAEIPIDHPVAEVFREHSTAVTDASPEPWGIRASTDVRNFINHAETPAITWGPGSLAQAHTVDEYIDLDEAKDGLEILERAARTILSTDVSAFD; encoded by the coding sequence ATGAATCGCGAACCAAGTGAGACAAAGCGGTATCCGACTGATCTTCCGTCGCTCGCCGCCGCGCTGGTTCGTATCGAATCTGAGAACCCACCGGGGAACGAGAGTGCGTGCGCCGAGTACGTCCACGACTGGTTCACACACCACGGGATTGAGTCGACGCTGGTTGACGAACCCAACCCTGACCGCCAGCAGGTGGGCGCACAAATCGGAGCCGGCCGCCCCACGCTAGTGTTGAACGGACACCTGGACGTCGTCCCTGCGGGCGATCATGACGAGTGGACGCATCCTCCCTACGGAGGCGTCATCGAGAACGGTCGACTCTATGGTCGCGGGAGTGTCGACATGAAGACAGCCATCGCCATTGCCATGGTCACGGCTCTCAACCTCCGATCGGCTATCGAGAACGGGGGCCTGGATGGTTCGATTGTCGTCCATGCCGCGATGGGCGAGGAGACAGCCGACCCAGGAACCAAATCGCTTCTCGATGCGGGTTTCGACGGCGATGTCGGTGTTGTGCTCGAACCGACGCAGTGTCGGGTCGCAACCAGCGAGAAGGGGATGGCATGGTACGAGATTTCTTGGCCTGGAGAGCCCGCACACGCGAGCGACCCAGATCGAGGGACGAACCCGATCGACCACGTTCGAACGGTTCTCGCCAGGTTGAACGACTACGACGCCAGCCTCCGCGAACGACGTGACCCTCTCTGTGGTCAGGCGTATGCCACGGTCACCCAGATCAGTGCGGGTGAGGGCTCGAACAAGGCTGTGCTCGCAGATCGAACGGCTGTCACCCTTGACCGGCGGATTCTCCCCGACGAGACGATCGATGAGGTGGACGACGAGATTGAACGAGTCGTCTCGGAACTTAACCGCGACCATGGTATCGAAGCCACGTGGGACCGCGACGAGACCTATTCCTCGGCCGAAATCCCGATTGACCATCCAGTAGCGGAAGTCTTCCGTGAACACTCGACAGCGGTGACGGATGCCTCACCGGAACCGTGGGGAATACGGGCATCGACCGACGTACGAAATTTCATCAATCACGCCGAGACTCCGGCAATCACGTGGGGACCCGGGAGTTTGGCCCAGGCACACACTGTCGACGAGTATATTGACCTCGACGAGGCGAAAGACGGGCTCGAGATTCTGGAGCGGGCGGCACGGACGATCCTATCAACCGACGTCTCCGCGTTCGACTGA